Within the Medicago truncatula cultivar Jemalong A17 chromosome 4, MtrunA17r5.0-ANR, whole genome shotgun sequence genome, the region AGTGATATTCATGTTTCAAGATTCTGGTTTTATGTATACTTGTATGGGATCAAGTATCGATTTTTGTTGATAGAATGTGTGAATTGAAATGGTAGATAGAGTAAAATACTATTGAATAGTAGAGTATATTGGTAAGTTTGATTTGAGAAACACTAAAGTCACACATTGCTTAGTTTACACACATTGATTAGTTTTCAATGTTATATAAAGATGTTCATGTCTCATTCCAAAGCACATCAAAACTCCACGCATTTCTAAGTTTTCTTTCTCCTACTCGACGTCAATGCACTTTCGAGTCACTTCTCTCATTTCTTTTTTGTCCTTACCGTAATTTTGTCCCTTccgattttatttttgtccatttaGAGAAATTGTTCCTTAGGTGTTTAGAGTGCTCATAATACAAGTGTCCCTTCGATGCTTAGATTAGTCATATTATCATTGTTCCTTCAGGTTAAGAGTGGTCATAGTTCTTGAAATTAAACCCACTATTTAAAGCAAAATGTTTTTGGATTTGTAGTCTGCATATATGAAGATGTGAAGCTAATTTGATATGATTGAGTTTTCGCACAAAACTATAATATGAAATACAAGAACTATAAAGTTTAACATATTATTCAAGAGTATTGGTAAGAATTTACTATTGATTTTGAAGAGACATATTCACGTGATGTGAATTCAAGAACTTTTccatatttaattaagtttagtAGTACTTGAAAGattcaatttataaaaaagatttgttttgtttttttgaaggataaaaaaGATTTGTTACAGTGCATTTGTATGGTTCACTTAATATTGATGATTATATGAAACTCctagaaaaaatttaatttttgcgAGATGTATAATTTGGACTACCGAGGAGATGAACTAATCCAAATGAATGTCTCTTAATGTACTCAAACAACAATCAATATGTAGGTTGTATAAAATTCTTGGTGAGTATTACAAAATGAGGGATATGTGAATGAAACCCTTTGTCCATTTTTTAGAAAgactaatgatatttgtacaacaattttatgataacttttgaGAAAACATTCTAAATTGAAGTTGTTATAGTTGATGTCCTTGAGAGCTTCTGAAATATGTTTGATTGAAGCAATAGTTTAAGATGAAACCGTTTCTCTCAAACTTACAAATTCAATATTTGAAGAGTAATCTTTTATGAATCATGAAACTTATATAGCAAAAGTGTTAATAGGGTTTTATATGCACAAATCACATATCTTACAAggacacttctgattgaaggaGTGTCCTGATGTCCGACACGACATCCTgatgtccgacaccgacacaacatcaacatttatgattacattaaattatattattttttaaaaattttatccGTATCGACGTGTTTGTGTCTGTGTCtatgtccgtgcttcataacaaatcacatttgtTGTGCACTCCAATAGTTCTACGGTCGCTAGACCGGAACAAAGATATGTTTAgaacttgaaaaaaaatatgaataactaATTGATCATGAAGTagtatattttagtttaatttggaGGCAATAGTCTGTCTtgataattataaatattttcatttacAACTTGTTGTCAATCTATTAACAATATATTGGTCTCACTCACACAAAGATATTGAAATGAAGTCAAGCCTATACTTTTTTTACATTAGATATAAAAGTTATATGTCTAATCCTCGTAATGAAATATTAGCACTACATTAGACATGTCGAAAATATATTTTGGTTGGGGTATGATTCAACACACATAAGGGATTTATCGTTTTTCTTCTAGAAAATGTTACTGCATTAATTTTATGAggataatatattaatattgcaTGAACTATTaatttggaaataaaaaaaaaaagtataacaaaGGAGATAGCATGGGTAAGTACAAAAGGTGCAAATTTTCTCATGTCAACTAATTCTTAGTAGTTTACCTACTCGTGGGAACTTATTTAGAAGGATAGTGTGTGTTGTATGAAGTGAATTCGGATTGTGTGCGGTGTCGAAGGATCCTTGAAGTGGAAGACCACTTATTTTGTAGATGTAGTTTTGTTTGAGGAATTTGATACTTGATTTTTAAGTGAATCGGAATTTAGTACTTGATTTTTAAGTGAATCGAAATTTGGTATTTGATATTGTCAGGAAAggtgcacttttttttttattgcgttTAATCATCTTTGAACAAAAAATATCGTAAATGGTGAATTTTTATTCGGCGtgcaattatttgaaaaatatagaaGGCTTGGAGTTAGATTATCTTCTCTTCAAAAATTCCACACATGGAAGAGATATTTGAAGATATCAAAGCTATCTCTTGAAAGTGGTTTATCTCTAAAGAGAGGTGAATTAATTTTTACCTTATCTTTAATATTGCCACCTTGAATTTTTCATTCTATCTAATCTAAtaaattttgatgtaaaaaaaaagatatggaGGCATAAGTTACTTTAATTTTGTCACTTAtgtattattttagttttatattttttgaaggagcaGTTTTTCTTGCTAGTTTAAGGAAGAGAAGAACAGAAAAACATCGAAACGCACGCACGCACGAGTCCAAagtttaaacaaaacataagtACACACACTGACACAGGTGTTGTGTCCTAAGTAACATTGGTTCCTCATGAACTCAAACTCAAACCTTAAACCTTCCTCCTCAATCTTCAACACCTCATCAATCGCCACCGTTTGGGATAGAACGAACTTTCTAGATTTGAGTTTTTGGTAGAGTTTGATCTCATGGAAGCTGATAGGTATCCTTTATAACCCGAATTCGACCTTTGCACGAGTTGAACATATAGAATTAAGAGAATTcaatgattttttcttcttttttgaaaacTATATATAATTGTAAATGTTTCTTTCATAATGTTTTACCAGATTAAATACCCCAACCACTTTTGAGATGCCATTGGAAGTTTTGGGCCATGATTTGCTATTTGCTCAGGTATTAAAGTTACCCCTTTTGAGTTGTACAATTTTAATGGATGCAAATTTTAAGACATGTGCCTTATTCTGCTTCAACTTATAGGCATTCAGATAGTTATGTGTTTATATCTCTCTAATCTGACTCTTTTGTTTTGAATAGGACCCCAACTCTAAGCACCATGGAACTACAATATGGGATGCATCACTTGTATTTGCAAAGTTTCTTGTAAGTTGTCTATCTTCGTTAAATGCTCTGGTCATTTTTTCATGAATTAGATTGTTAGATCTTAAGTTGTTTTTCTTTAGATGATGTTATAATTTAATTGGTTTACTCTAGATTATCAATTATTAAAGCATATATATGCATGCCTTATACTTTTGGGGTGTACATGAAGATGAAGTATAGTGATAAGGTTAAAAGGCTAGATGTCCATATAATAGTCCCAAATTTCGCTACTGTGGCCAGACAGCCACGGATGGGTTCACGGGTACTGGTTTACGGACATACTTTTGCGAATTGGTTCGTTCAAATTCGTACACAACTCGCAAAGCATGGTAATAGCTCAGAAAGAAATCGGTATCAAAACCACTTAATTGAGTAAAGGACGCCACGCTATAATTTGTTGTCTGTTTTACACTGCTCTTTATAGATAATCTTGCCCCCTATTGTTCACAAACTTTTGATGTGGCAGTATGATAGGACCTTAAATGAGAAATGTAGGCCAGATGGTCTCTTAGCACAGCAGCAACCCATAGGCCCATTATTTAGAGGGTTATTGCTAGAAAGAATAGGAACGGGGAGAGTGGGATTATCCACGTCACGGGGAGTGAGAGATATGCTAACAGTGTAGAGGGATTGTGTTATAGGGGTGCTGTCGTGCTGagtagagagagagggaggtaTGGATCAGAATCATTCAGTTGGTTAGGGAAGAGAGCATTGGTTCTCGGATGAGCTTTGCTCTGTGGACAATATGGTCTTCATCTATTGTATTTTACTTTGATTTCTGGAAATTATACACACTCTATTTTCCATTATTGCtctgttttctttcatttatcgtTTCTGTAATCTGGGTTCGCATCAGATTATTCTAGCTTGTTGGTTTGAAAGATTAAACTATAAGGACTTATGTTATGTAATGTCAACATTTTCACTGTGGGACTATTCTTATTCCCATTATTATTAGCTGTTGTGTTtagtttattatatattttatactaaTTGTTAAATTGTTGATAAATTAGTAATAATTCCTTTAAAATCAGCGTAATTGATTTTAGCAATGTgtaataaacttcaaatttagCAAATCTTTTTAGTGTTATATCTTCAATGTGTAATCAAATCAGCGTAATTGATTTCaagttaattttattgaattttgttttttggtagatagacaaAATGGCAATACCCCGGTCACGGCGTCCAGCCtagcaatttcggcatttttgccagttgagctaggacttgtggacattgaaatttatatttaaagcatgtgctttattgtttttaactagactagataaaaaaatattgataacataccaataaaaatattagaacTTACCACGAACCCAAATACTGTACCGACTATGTATACCGTCCACCTCCCGAAACTTGTACCATGTACCAAAGCGAATTGCGAACCAGGTGACTTTCCTTGGATTTATTTTGGAAATTGTAcatgaattaaattaattagAAAGTATATACACCTTTGTCACCCATAGTTCTTTTGCTTCCAGGAAGTAAAGAGCATCGAGAAAAGAGATAACTTATATGACatgaattaaaacttaaaagaaaacACATTTGCTCTCTTCTTTGGGTTGGATCCTTTGAGATTTATCTAGGTCATGAAGTTCTTTAGATATTTCATTGACTTTATCTtcccttgtaattttttaaccTTACATTATTGTAATTCCTTATAATGTATCTTATATAATTTTAGGAACGGAATTGCAGAAAAGGAAGATTTTCCCCTGCTAAACTTAAAGGAAAACGTGTAATAGAACTAGGAGCTGGCTGTGGTGTTTCCGGGTTTGGtaagttttttcaaattattattaaaaacttgTTTATTGAATTAGTCAACTGTGCATAAATGCACTAGTTGGTTAAAATTGATCTAAGCTATACTCGATTTTATTACTTTCTTTGGCTGTTGTTGCCTAGGCTGATCTGCGCTTCCTTTGCAGCCATGGCTATGCTGGGTTGTGATGTTATAGTTACAGACCAAAAGGAGGTTTTGCCATTATTACAAAGAAACGTCGATCGTAATATTTCAAGGGTTATGCAAAAGAATCCTGGTTTGTTTCAAACTTTTGAACTATCTTTTTGGACCTTGCTATAGTATTTAATCTTTTGTGATTGTGTTGTGTATTTGAATGATGATAGTATCTCACCCAAAAATCGTCTGCTTCCAGAGTTATTTGGCTCAATCAAGGTTTCCGAGCTTCAATGGGGAGACGAGAGTCACATTAAGGCCGTTGGTCCTCCATTTGACTACATTATTGGCACCGACGTTGTAAGTGTTAAAACAAACCTTTCTTCATACATAGTAGAATGAATAAATTAACTCATTGaccaattattattttattggcAAAAACTCATTAACCAAATATTAAATGTCTTTTTAATCTTAACATAATCCTActttttgttttactttattTCATTGAAGGTTTATGTAGAACATCTATTGGAGCCTCTATTGCAGACAATACTTGCTTTATCTGGACCTAGGACAACTACAGTGGTATGTTACTCTACTATTTATAATTAAACTATGCACCTACTTTTAATAGTGGCGTTGGATtcactaatttgatatttttgtttattttgaatttatccATGAAGTTGGGTTATGAGATCCGATCCACCAGTGTCCATGAGAAGATGCTTCAGATGTGGAAAAAAAACTTTGACATGAAGACCGTCTCGAAATCAAAGGTATGCTATTTATTTTGCTATATTACTTAATTAATAGGTGAGTTTGGttacaaattaaaacaacactTTGGGTCCATTTTgataaataacttaattaagcacttgTATCAGaagtgtttatcatataagtgcttatgtatcaGCTATTTTGATAACAAAGTATAAactaaagtcaaactgttttcatgTAAGCTATAAGATGTTTTCATATGCTATCctgaagagcttatggaaataagctaaaaacagcTTTTGtaaatgtcataagctgtttctgtaagctcttccaaacagtcttacaagtgcttatgtcagtagatGAGCTCAAATAAGCAAATCCATCCAGACCCTTAATTCTTCCCTTGTGCAGATGGATGAAACATTTCAACATCCAAGCATTGAACTCTTCATTATGGGATTTAAACCTTTGGCAGAGGGCCCAGAAAACTCAAGTCAAGCTGCTGCTGAAAAAGTTGATGTGGAACCTGATGTGGAGGATAAAAACACTGAGGAAAATATTGTACTAGAAGGATCTGGTCTTGTTGAAGAAAATAGCGAGGATCATAGTAAGTCAATTCCCCGAAATGCAAAGCTTAGCGAGTGGGAAGCCAGAAGGTATGGCTCAGTGGCTGCAAAGATTTTACGAGACGTAAAAATATCATGATTTTTAAAGTTGGTTGTGAAGACTTCGTTAGCTTACGAAATATCAGTGGTCAGACGCAGAGGCTTCAATGCCTTGTTCACCTTTACATGACTACTATTTTGTTAGGATCACGAGCTGGATTCCAATCTTTCTGTCCATTGAAGTGTAGGTGTATCAATGATGAAGCAGTAACCTTGTTAAGTTTGCCAGAACTTGAAAGCATTTGCATAATGGTTGGTAACTGCACCGTGTATATCACAGTAATTATTATCCTGCACGATAATGTATTGCATCTACAAATTGAGGTCTTTAGAACATGTATTAAATTCTGCTTTTTATAGTTATGGTTACTAGTTTGGATTAATTTTTAGTGCGAGAGTTTATCAATTAAAAGTAGTTTGTTATTTTACTTGAAATTTATCTAAATGGTTTCATAGCTGTTCCTGCCAGGGAACATAGAGATCGTCACCTAGTAGTGACCAGCTCCTTCATTGCAAATGTACTATTTCTTCTCGTCCGCTACTCATGCTTCTCCAACTGTTGCTCGGCTGCTCCAATGTGGAGGGAGGCCTGCAAATACACTGCTGCTCGGAAACATAGAGATCATCACTTAGTGATGATTAACTACTTCCCGTGAGCAGGTTTTGTAAGGTATTGATCGAGTGATCATACCGATTTATAACAATTTTGTGGTCTAAGGTGTAGTGTGTTCTCTGATTGGTTTAGGTGACATCATCATCCTCTGTTTATGTTGTAATCAGCATCTTGATGATCATGTCTCCTTGCCGAATAAGGATTGGGTGTCTTTCCTTAATATGTGGATCAATATCGAGTTATTGTCTTATCCTTGAAGTGAGGCTCTATTGGCTCCCCTGATTTTGCTGCAATAGCCTCACACATATCGGACTATAGCATCCGATAGTACGACTTCTACTCTAAATCCTATCGGATTCTACTTTTCGATTGGTTTTTTCGCCAGTTTTGAGTAATATGGGAGGCAGATACAGAATTTCTCTTATCCTTATCGTTTATTTGAATTCTTCTTTTGGGCTAGAATTTTACATGGGCCTGACTTGCATGTAGCCTTTTGGGCCTATTTTAAAGGACACAAGATGACTTGTTTCACAATTCTTACCTCCGTCTTATATAGCTTCACCTTTGTGTTGTTCTGAACGCTTAAATCAATTGCATTTTTGAGTTTGAACATATTGTATGTCAAAACGAGATCGGCTCTAGGCCGCAAGGTCCATCCTGGTACAGTCATATTCATCTGCATTAGATGACATCTCACATCTTTGGTATAccgataaaataaatttgaattttgatgagtGTTGAAGGGTCTGATATCCATATTCATCTGTATTAGATGACATTCACTTACATTACTTTACTATGATATGAGACTGCCTTAAATTTTATTGACAGATTAGTTAAAGGGTCTAATTTTAGGTACTCTAGAGTTTGAAAAATCACGGTAAGAAAAccatcacaattcacaaattGATGTAGCTTGTGTGGCACATAAAAAGATATGATGGCACAAGAAGTAGATGCAATTTATGTGGGTAAATATACAGGGAGCTTCTACTTCTAGTTTGAATTTAGGGTTACTTCTTAGGTTTGTTTCTATTTCACAGCTTATCTAAAAATAGCCCAACAAAGCCATAGATCCCTATACTAGCAAGTATActattatttcttcttttgtaGGAAATAACATATGCAAAACTTGTTATGACTATTACTATTACAATATTTGGCTTATACATAACATAATCAGAGAAATAGTGTCCTTTCCATATTGTTTTTGGCCTATGTTAGGGATGAGGTTCCTATGCTATTTGATTTCATGGATTCATAGCAATAGTGTTTGGATTTTCACTTGGAAAATTTTGAACTTTGGCTTGTGTAAAATCATGAAcagaaatttaattaaataacacCCTATGGAGTTTTTTAAGAGCTAGTAGTTTCTCTTTCAACAGGATACCACAATAAAATAGAAACTGAGATAGCATGCATTAGTTAAAGTAGCTCAACAATAATTTTTGTTCTATGAATAGAAtaacctagtttttttttttggttacatagaATAGCCTAGTTTCAAAACTAATGCTTGTATTATTTTCTAATGAAGACCAActgttttaataataaatataaaatagtgAGCATGAGAGAGGAGAACTATAGTTGTTCTATAATCGCAGATGTAGATATCGTTAACCAAACTGCGTGAACAAAAATTGTGCGTCATGGTCTTttcgttttttttcttcatacttTTATACTAGTTGTTGTTCTAACATATCAAGGGAGGTCATATCAaaggtttatttttttggaacatATCAAGAGCTATTTTAATCAATGGTTACacttttaaaaactaatttacTTATTCACTctaatcaaattaaatcttGAAAGATTCATTCCAAACAAACTCATAAAtaatttctatttaatttttatattgtttaaacTAAACTCTGGTTTCCTatcaaaaagtaaaaacaaaatctgGTTGagttgttaaattttttagattGTGAAAAAGATAtgattttcaataaattattatagGGAAAGAATACGAGTCAGACTATAGGTAGGAACATTAACTAGaatcaaaatcaatgaaaagaggattctttgtgaaatgaaataagGCACAAAAAGACAGATATGTGATCATGAAATTGCAGGGTGTTTTAGCAATAGTATATGAAGGGATGTCATATCACAAAGATTAACGTGAGATAGCagacaa harbors:
- the LOC25492385 gene encoding protein N-lysine methyltransferase METTL21A, whose protein sequence is MEADRLNTPTTFEMPLEVLGHDLLFAQDPNSKHHGTTIWDASLVFAKFLERNCRKGRFSPAKLKGKRVIELGAGCGVSGFAMAMLGCDVIVTDQKEVLPLLQRNVDRNISRVMQKNPELFGSIKVSELQWGDESHIKAVGPPFDYIIGTDVVYVEHLLEPLLQTILALSGPRTTTVLGYEIRSTSVHEKMLQMWKKNFDMKTVSKSKMDETFQHPSIELFIMGFKPLAEGPENSSQAAAEKVDVEPDVEDKNTEENIVLEGSGLVEENSEDHSKSIPRNAKLSEWEARRYGSVAAKILRDVKIS